One Triticum dicoccoides isolate Atlit2015 ecotype Zavitan chromosome 3B, WEW_v2.0, whole genome shotgun sequence genomic window, ATCTTCTGCCAGAACTGCATTGAGGCCTCCATCCAAGCTCAGAGCAAGTGACCGACCTGTCGTAGGACGCTAACCAGGAACAGTTTCCACTGCGTCTACCTCCCGACGATGGACTAACCTGGTCCAGCCATTCTGGGCAGAGCAGAGCCTTGGCACCTGTGCTCCTCTCTCTTCTTGCAACTGTTTATTTTCTCCACATTGATGACTATTGCGACTCCTCAAGTGCCTCCTGCAGCTGCTCCTCCCTCCACACTGCCTCCAGTCCTCCACCCATGAGCAGCATCCTATGCCCCTATATAAGGGCATCCAGTGACACGATGaagggggctttcaagatctatcgAAGACCTAGTCTAGCCACTTAGCCAAACTGATCTAGGCATCTCGCCGAGATCAACCATCTAGAACTCGACGAGTTGCTCTTCAACTCGTCGAGACCCCCATTGTAATCATTCTTTGTACTCTATCTTCAGATCATCCCATATAAGCAAGAGTAGGGCCATTCCTagaggctcgaacctgggtaaaacttgtgTCCCATGTTTATCTGACGACTTGTGGTTACTTTCCACTCTCATACATATCTACCTGTGACTCTCCCTTTTTGGACTTCAAGAGAGTTTTCTTGCGTTTCAAAATTTGGAAAGTTGGAATGTTTGTGCCTGAAAGGTTTCATCTACATATTTTATTGGCAATTTTTGTTTAATACTATTTTGAAAATTTAGCATTGCATGGTAGTGGGTAGTTGGCGAGTTAGTGTCGTTAGTAGAAGTTAGTTTAAACAGCTGGAAGTCCATCCAAAACTTTTTGCAATCTGTGGTGCATAACCAAAGTCACACGGCGCGGCAGGCTCCACCCCCGGTCAAAACTAGTTTTAACACGTGGCATAGCGCGTAGGGTGATTCCGAAGGATTTCTCTTGCAACAACTTTGTAGTCTTGCCCGGAAGCAACTCTGACGAAGAGCGGTTATATAGAGCGGGGAGCACGCAGCTGGCCCACCACCAGTATTGACTCTCCAGGCTCAGGTACCATTGGTCTGGCACTGTGTAAGGCTCGGCTGGCTGGCTGCGAAGATTGGGCCCATGAATCAGGTTGGTGGTGCTGGCGCCGGGATGCCGCCGCGGCAAAATCAGATGCAGGATGTGTTGGACTGCTCCGCAGGGGTCGATCCCAAGTTCATGGTGCTGCGCATCAATACTCGACAGAAGATGTAAGTGTTCATTACTGCTTCAACTGGAATGAATCTACTCCTACCATTTTACTGGTCAATTGGTCAGAGGTTTTAATTGTACCATGCTCTAACCAACAGTATCAAGTTTATTCATACTATGTTATTTCATTCACAAAAATATAAGCAAAGGTGATCGTAGATATACCATCAGAGTTAATGGTTTCCCTAAGTTTACAAGGGATTTGCATCTATATTTTGGAACTCTGGGGCTGCAGTTGAATCCTCTTTTCAGTTCTATTTATACTATCAAATTGCTCATGGTCTGAATCTGGTATGAAAGCAAGGGGATATTTTTATACTTGTTCTTGAATTGGCAGATTCGAGTACATAGAAAGGAAGCAACCGTCGGCTATCTGGCAGTGGCGGCTGCCGGACCTTGCGAAGCGGCTCGAGGAAATCTTGTTTAGAGAATACCCAAACAAGGTGTTGATCTCTTTCCTACTTGTTTGTAGCTTTGGTTTTCGAGCAATCAAATCATCTCCTAGCAAAAGTAAACATTATTGTTtcgtcattttatttttatttttattttgtcagAGGGAGTACTACAATATGACGAAGGGGCCGATTGAGCCCCACTTGCAGTTTGCCATGAAGCTCTCGAGTGTTCGGAATCGGCAACGACAACAGAACCGACAATTGTCAAGGCGGATAACATGTTCCCCTTGCTATGGGATAATGATCGTGACACCTGGTGTCACGCAAGGCGCAAGTGAAAATTCTAGAATGTCTTTCGTGACAGGCAACACTGGCCCTTTGTCGTCGGGTGCAAA contains:
- the LOC119278143 gene encoding probable histone acetyltransferase HAC-like 1, which produces MNQVGGAGAGMPPRQNQMQDVLDCSAGVDPKFMVLRINTRQKIFEYIERKQPSAIWQWRLPDLAKRLEEILFREYPNKREYYNMTKGPIEPHLQFAMKLSSVRNRQRQQNRQLSRRITCSPCYGIMIVTPGVTQGASENSRMSFVTGNTGPLSSGANMVPLNANMGTLLPGEAPNEHVNTLLSLGMNPTHHDRSGACNNHRVIDMVEAPETNRLLETHAPVKEVAKKPKFSCPVCRNELTDVSSTICGHIFCQKCIEASIQAQKKCPTCRRTLTMKDFHRVHLPTMD